The Arctopsyche grandis isolate Sample6627 chromosome 7, ASM5162203v2, whole genome shotgun sequence genome includes a window with the following:
- the LOC143914181 gene encoding carboxypeptidase B-like, whose translation MHSSWCSVVALVIAVAQGAPDRPASPSFGPGYLDKVVFLDDDQPNRTPKLNDEQLTKADEYSNYEADIEAQGRVTYEGAQVWNVAVDSNDRLRIVGNLTRYREVAAWGGDHDAVDFMIKPHKLDRVSKVLRNNNIPYSIVIPDLQQYIDNENPPLSDEETELQERKGHRLTWKQYHRVSDIHGFLDYLATTYPSICSVHTIGTSHEGRPLKVLRISNGGNNKAAWIDGGIHAREWISPATVTYIINQFVEDYDNESDLIRNIDWYFLPVVNPDGYEYTHTIDRLWRKNRKGKGSCSGVDLNRNFGHHWGGQGTSKNPCSEVYAGSSAFSEPESKAIANFIMTSSANFKLYVSYHSYGQYILYPWGYDKVVPPDHADLDLVGKQAAQAIQKTGGTPYKVGASSIVLYPAAGGSDDWAKAVGKIKYSYTIELSDTGRYGFILPANYIIKVAKESLAALRVMASAANAA comes from the exons ATGCACTCCTCGTGGTGTTCAGTCGTGGCGCTGGTGATAGCCGTAGCCCAGGGTGCGCCAGATCGACCGGCGTCGCCCAGTTTCGGTCCCGGATACCTCGACAAGGTGGTCTTCCTGGACGACGACCAGCCGAACAGAACAC CGAAATTAAACGACGAGCAGTTGACAAAAGCCGATGAATACTCAAACTATGAAGCGGACATCGAAGCACAAGGACGAGTGACATACGAAGGTGCTCAAGTGTGGAATGTGGCCGTCGATAGCAACGATAGGCTACGCATCGTCGGTAACTTGACCAGATATCGAG AAGTGGCAGCTTGGGGCGGTGATCACGATGCAGTCGACTTCATGATCAAGCCGCACAAATTGGACAGAGTGTCGAAGGTGCTGCGGAACAACAATATACCGTACAGTATTGTCATTCCAGATCTACAGCAGTACATAGACAATGAAAATCCACCACTCAGCGACGAAGAGACTGAATTGCAAGAACGAAAAG GACACCGTTTGACGTGGAAGCAGTACCATCGAGTGTCGGATATACATGGATTCTTAGACTACTTGGCGACCACATACCCTTCGATATGCAGCGTTCACACCATCGGAACGTCTCACGAAGGCAGACCGTTGAAG GTTCTGAGGATATCTAACGGAGGAAATAACAAGGCTGCGTGGATCGACGGTGGAATACATGCCCGTGAATGGATTAGTCCCGCAACCGTCACGTACATCATCAATCAGTTCGTCGAAGATTATGACAACGAATCAGACTTAATACGCAATATTGACTG GTATTTCCTACCAGTAGTGAATCCTGACGGGTATGAATACACACACACGATCGACCGTCTTTGGAGGAAGAACAGAAAAGGAAAAGGTTCATGTTCCGGGGTAGACCTCAACAGAAACTTTGg ACACCATTGGGGAGGACAGGGCACCTCGAAAAATCCATGCAGCGAAGTATACGCCGGCAGTAGCGCGTTTTCCGAACCAGAAAGCAAAGCCATAGCC AACTTCATCATGACCTCGTCGGCGAACTTCAAATTGTACGTATCGTACCACAGTTACGGACAGTACATCCTGTATCCATGGGGCTATGATAAAGTGGTGCCTCCGGATCACGCAGACTTGGATTTGGTGGGCAAGCAGGCCGCTCAGGCGATACAAAAGACCGGCGGGACTCCGTACAAAGTCGGTGCTTCCAGCATCGTCTTGTATCCGGCCGCCGGTGGATCAGACGACTGGGCTAAGGCCGTGGGAAAGATCAAGTATTCGTACACGATAGAGCTCAGTGACACGGGACGGTACGGCTTCATATTGCCGGCCAATTACATTATAAAGGTGGCGAAGGAGTCATTGGCTGCGCTGAGAGTTATGGCAAGCGCTGCCAACGCTGCGTGA